In the Trichoderma atroviride chromosome 4, complete sequence genome, GGTTTCAAGAATGTCAGACTCCTTCAAATACGATGTCAAAAGTTCAGCTCGCTCTCTACAGGTAGCAGTGAGTACGGAACCGGCCACTAAAGGCCTGTATCAATACTTGGGCAGGTCTGGCCTTAAAGTGTCAAGAGTCATTCTGTATGCTATCCTATTCggtcttgtctttgctccTTACTAACGTCAACAGTGGTGCAATGAGTTTTGGAGCACCAGAATGGCAAGGTTGggttcttgatgaagaagagtcACTTCCGCTTCTAGAACATGCTTTCAAAGCCGGAATTCGAACTTGGGATACTGCCGATCTCTATTCGCACGGCCGATCCGAAGAGATTATTGGTAaagccatcaagaagttCAACCTTCCTCGAGAAAAGCTTGTCATCCTCACCAAAATCTATTTTGGCGTCACTCCCGATACTTTATCCAATCAGCCAGGCTCGACTATAACCAATGATGGCGAGCTTCTGAATCAAACGGGACTGAGCCGCAAGCATATTCTCGATGCTGTTGACAAATGCACTGAGAGACTTGGAACCTATATCGATGTGTTACAGATACATCGCCTGGACCGTTCAATCCCATTCGAGGAGAGTATGCGAGCTCTAAATGATGTGGTGGTGTCTGGAAAAGTAAGATATCTTGGAGCTTCTAGTATGGCCGCGTGGGAATTCCAACAGCTCCAAAATATTGCTGACCGGCACGGCTGGCATAAATTCATCTCGATGCAAAACTACCATAACTTGATctacagagaagaagaacacgAAATGATTCCGTACTGCAACAACACTGGCGTGGGCTTGATTCCCTGGTCACCTGTTGCTCGTGGTGCCTTGGCCCGTCCATGGGGTACTCGAAACACTCTTCGAGAGGAGAAAGACCAGGGCCTCCAACTGCTAGTTCGGGGAAGTGACAATCAGGTCGATGAAGCGATTGTCAATCGTGTTGAAGAGGTTGCAGGGAAGATTGGCAAAACCATGGCCCAAGTTGCAATTGCATGGACACTGAGCAAGAACATGTGTCCTATTGTTGGTctgaacaagaaagaaaggatcGATGAGGCTGTTGAAGCAACGAAATTTCAGCTAAGCCAAAAGGACATTGATTACCTCGAAGAACTATATTTACCCAAGGCACGAGTAGTTTTATAATGACTGTTTCTTGATTCTACTTTTTATTACTGCGAGGTATAATACGAACTGCAAACCAATACTTAGGTCACTAATTTAGCTACGACATTGATaattttcttgttttgttgCGTCTTGTATTCTTTGATCAAATGTCCATTGCTCTGACTAGCCGGAGCAGCCTTCTGTTTTTGCGAGGGATCAACTATAGGGTTCTCATAGTTCTAGTAATCAGTGACGCTGAAAACATCTGATGCTCCTTTAAAAACAGCCTTCAGAAACATAGGGTCGTCGAATTATTAACAGCCATCTTCACACCTTTCGCGATTGATGCAGTGGATTTGGTCGATGATATACCCCTGGTAGCACCACGAAGCATACCACAGACCCGCCTATAGTACCAGTGGCACTGAGGCGTAACTCAGGACATGGTGGTATATTGTAACTGAATGCAGTAAGTAGCATCATAAATTCTGAGACCATGAACATATTAGCGCCTTATATACTTCCGTGGGTCCTAAACCTAGTTTATGAAATTCTTCTCGTTCCGCATGCTGAGTTGcatctcttcatcaattACAAATGCTTGCGTACTATGTTGTTTAGTAGCGCAAAGCTCCCAACCGAGTTTAAGTCCCCTTGGTTTGATTCATGTGTCTCCCATTATGACCAATTGCAATCAGAGTGAGAAAAACATCCCCAGAAAAGTCTGGACTTGTCATGTCGAGGCCTTGTGCAAATTCATGCAAGGAGCTTAGCTGCTCCCCAACCTCCTTGCCGAGCTTAGCTCCTGCGGTAGCAATCCATGCCTGGGGCGATTCGGCCAACCATAAACCCAGCCTTCTATCAAGTGGGAGTGACTCCATGAAAAGACAGTTTGAGCAAAATCCGTACTTTAAGCTGAAAAATAACAGAACCACTCCATGAGACATGAGTATAGTCCTTCGAACGCTTTCACCAAAGAGCCATGTTTGCCATGGAGATAAAGCTGCAGGTAGCTTGGGCTTCGCTTCTATCAACAAGGTCTCAGTCCATACAGAGAGTATATCAATGAATCTTTCAGCATTTGCTTGTTCCATTGAATCCGAGCTGAATAGGGATATTGTCATGTGGATTAGAAGGGCTTGAACCGCAGTGAGAGCTTCTAGTATTGGTACAGCTTTAATATCGACTTCAAGCAGATGTTTGAAACACGGGTGGTTGACACTCCCAGCTTGGTTCTTAGTCAACATTGCATAATGGTTATGGTTGCCCCGTATATGTAACCCCGGATGGATGAATAGAGCCGGTTTGCCTTTGCGAAAAAGATCGTGAACTGATTGAACAGCTATACGCATTGTGTCCAATATAAATGTCTCTTCATGTTTGCAGATTCCTGGGTTACTAGAAGGGAGAGATGCCAACGTTTTCATGATGCAATAACCGAACTCAATATCATTGAATGCACTAGAGGCGGCTTTAGAGTCTTTCTTTATATCGACTGCCGATGCGCTGAGAGGCTCGAGATCGTATACGCATTGAAGTCCCTTCTTTGAGCAGCGGTTGCACTGCGGAACTTGGACTGTGCATTTGCGTTTAGAGGCTGTGCAGTTTCGACAAGCTTTCCGAATAGTTGCCATGCTGAAGTCGGGCCACAGCTTGTATAACTTTGAAGGTGAGATCTCCGAGGCCGAGACACTGGGGTAAAGAAGTTTTAAGTTGTGGAAGGGCCATTTGTAAAACAAGGCTTCGCTAGGCTAATTGAGTTTAGCTCCCGCAGGTATAGCAACAATGTGGAGAGCAACTCCACCTTCTAGACAACAGAGCTGTGCGGTATAGATGGGTAGTAATTTCATTTGTTTACGCTACTATAGGTTGTGGTAGAACAAATAATTGGTTTACCTAGCAATAAATTCATCTCGAACAAGGCAATTGTGTAGCAGAATTGGGATTGGAGCGCCTGTATTTTCTCCACCACCCACATCTTAGCCCAGCATGCCAAGTATAGGTTTAGAGTCTCGGGTCAATTACAATCCGCCCTCTGACTTCTATTATTAATTCATATGAACTTGGGTGATAAAGGAGCCTTATATAGCTACGATTCTCGCCATGTAATTTCCAGATGGACTTCTTAGCCATCAGTATTTGACATTAAAAATGACACCGTCGACTCAGTCCCCCAAATCAGTACTTATTACCGGCTGCTCCgccggcggccttggcgCATCGCTCGCGTTAGCCTTCCGGAAACATGGATATGTTGTATTTGCAACAGCTCGATCCCCTGAAAAGATCCCAGCGACTCTGACGAGTCTTCCAAATGTCCACACCCTTTCGCTGGACGTGACATCTGATGAATCTGTCTATGCTGCTGCGAAGTCTGTTAAGGCAACACTTACAGGCAAGGGGCTCGATGTGTTGTTCAACAACAGCGGGATAGGCTATAGCTCAAGTCTACTGGATTTGGACATAGAGCGAGCTAAGCAGCTCTACGAGGTCAATTTTTGGGGAGTCATCCGCACGACACAAGCATTCGCTGATCTTGTAATCGAGGCAAAAGGGGCCATTGTCAACCAAGGTTCGATTTCCGGTGAGAGTTACGAACCGTTCAATTGTAGGTACTGTTCAGAAATTCGTAATACACCATGGCCGTGAACTAATCATGGATGACTAGCAATCTACGGTAGCTCCAAGACGGCGTTAGCTATTGCAGGTGAGGCATGGAGACttgagctgcagccactGGGCGTGCGGGTTATAACTGTGCAAACGGGTGTTGTTGAATCGGAATTTTTTGAAGGCCTAAAGGGCTTCAATCTTCCTGAAACCTCGTACTATCGCCCCATCGAAGACCAGTTGCGGCGGAGAGCTGAAGGAGAGGCTGGATATAAGGCGATGAGGGCAGACCTATACGCCGAGCAAGTGGCAAGGGATGTGGTTAGTGGCAAGAATGGGAAGATTTGGCGGGGAACCATGGCAGCTCCTGTCAAATATCTAATGTGGTGGCTTCCGACATGGCTGGCTGTAAGTGGCTTAAAACACTCTCGACCCGTGCTACATCACTCGCTAGGCACTATATAAGCCTCGCTGCTTTAACATCGCTAACAAGTAAACTTTTTATAGGATTATCTTCTTACAGGCCTTAGTCCAGGACTTGCAGAGTTGTCCCCAGATCGAAGGCAGGTATAACTTGGAGATTGCATACTAgtttagttattttttaatttcaCAAGAAGTTGTAGTAGACAggacccccccccccccccccaatATCGCCATTGGTGGGGTTGACAGTCTCGGAACTTGTTGGCAAAAGACATATTTGCGGAATGTATGCTAGTTTTAGTCTCTGAAATAAGAAAGAGCTGAATAAttccaaaagaaagaaaatatcaCGAGGGTTCTTGAACGTTGAAACCGTCGATATAATTGCCTGTGATTTGAGATGCCTATATTATATGAAACATATGGAATGGTGATATTGAGCACTCTTTATACGTGACGTAATAGACGCAAGCATCCGAGGATAAAGAGAGACAGAGTTGCTCCAGTAAGTCTTTTGGGAGGTTCTTGAGTAGCTTTTGAGTTCAACCCATGAGACTTTCAAGGCATATTGTATGGAATAAAGACCATTTGGAGTGCGGAAGGGTACTGACTAAAGTGAACTTCAGACTGGTTGAGGAGGCTGCGTGGCATTAAACCATGTCCTGATCTCAAACCGGCCGAAGAACAACACATGGCACTGGGTACTGCCGCATACACGTACAAATAGTTTGTCCTAGCTTGAGCCTGTCGATACCAGGATATGAAAGAGGCCCCAGGGCTATTGATTGCTGACGAGTACTTCGGAATATTGcaaaaagcttataattctatttAAAATAGCTTTTCACTTGCTCCAGCGTTCTTCCAAgctttagctattaataCTCTTACCCTCTCAGTCCCTAAACTGTCCAAAAACTCTACGATCCGACAaatctttccttcttcgtcCACATCCAAAAGAAACATATACTCTCCAACATAGTCCCACTCCTTCCCATCGTCGCCTTCTTTCAGACCTTTCAGTTCCTCCCTGAAATTTAAAACAGCGCTGGCCCAGATAATAACCTGGCGTTTTGGAAAGTTGACATGGATCTCTTTTGCTGTAACTGGAAAGCCAGTTGCGATTGTATGAAGCTTGATTAAGTGGGCAGCGAAGTCTTCATTTGTCATAGGCTGTGGTGGTTTTATGGATGATGGGGCGAAGATGTGAGTGCAGTTGGCGGCGCGGAGGGAAATGTGACTATTAGCTTCGAGGGTTGCGAAAGCGTTGATGAATGCTATAGCAGTGTCATAAAGTGCTTGTTCAGTTGCCATGGTTGCTAAGTAAGATTACAATAGTCAATTAAAAGACGGCTTGGATTTGACATTGGGCCGATAGCTAGAGATATAGATGTTTATATCCTTTATACATCAGGTATACTGTAGTTTGGTCGGATAATGGAGTTAGCCTTCTTAAAGCCTAAACTGCTTGATCGGAGATAACGCATAAGATGTAAAGGAGCTAAGCTCGGTAATACTTTTTGTCAAACAGTCAGCTGTTGAAGATATTTTAGCGTATAGTACTAGCATGTCCACAACCGGCCGTCAGGCCATGAGACAAAGCAATTAAGAAACGTGGGCCTTCGATAATAACACTCGTATCTTCCATGCACTAACAACACAGTAGCGCTAGTTGCCAGTTGCATCAGCTTGAATTATTGCATCATCTCAAGAAATTTCAAGCATAAGGCTACTGACCTCAAATTGCTCCTCTAATTTAGTTTCATTCGTGACCGTCCAGTAAAATCAAGGCAATTGATTTCCTTGTTGGCCTATTACCACTTTTGCGCTAAGCGCGGCGAAGACTCTATTGACAGTGTAAATGCATAACCTCTTGTAGCTGCCTATTTCATAGCGTTGGTTACATGATCttgtaatattaatatagctTTAAATGGTCTGTAATCTCTTGGAAATTGGCGCATATTTCCATCTCAGCTTATTGCAACACTCGAGGTTGAAATGTTCAGACAATAACATATTTAGGACTCTTTGCTGTCAAAGAGGTAAACTATGGTTAATTTTAGAGTTGGCATACGTCACAAGTCGCCATATACAAGGCACATACGCAGAAACAAGATAAACACATAGTACAGGCGGCGAAAAACAAGAGCATTATAACAATACCCATGGAAGATATTTGGTCCAGTTTTAAAATTGATTCTTGGAGTTGAGGGGTTGTGTTGGCGAAACCAGGATATTATAAGTACCAGTACTTATTTTAGCAAGAGAAGCAGTTACCTTCACTTTTCCCAAGTGATCTGTTTAGCATGTATACTTCATGCACATTATTACCAGTAGCATCCTTCGGCACAGTCTAGGCCATGATTGTGTATAGTCCAACACATTTAATTGTGATAAGCCTGGTAATGATCCTTTGGATTGCCGGATCAGGAATGTTTTCCAGCCCGCCTCCCACATAGCACGGGGTTGACTACTGTTTTGGGACGGCAGCTCTGGTAAACTGTCACACTCGTCCTTCTTAACTGTTCAACCCTAATGACAAGATCGATGACGATATTATGTACAGTTAAAATACATATAAAGACGCTAAAATACCGTAACCAACATCAGTGTCTCTTGTGTCTGCAGGCGATTCTATATTATTCTCTGCGAAGAACTCAAGCCAGGCTCCCCGCAATAGGGTGTTATTGAAGACCATCGAAAGTCGGGTTTATAGCAAAAGCATGGCAACAAGTACCGGAGCGCCGAGCTACAGGATCAAAACATCAAACAAAAGTAGCCCGACAATGACGGGTGAGGAACGAATTGAAGAAAAACGCAAGAAAAGAGCCGGCTCTCTACTATGGAAGTTTGAAATCCTTTGCTGGCTAGGCAGCGTCTGTTTCTTCGTtggggtggtggtggcactGTTACAATTTAAAGATCGCCCGCTTCCTGAGCTGCGGCTGCATATCACGCCGAATGCTATTATTGTGCTTCTCGCGACTTTTTGCCAGGCGTTCATGATGGCGTCGGTGAGTGCAAGTATTGGCCAACTCAAGTGGGCAAGGGTGCTCCGTACGCGGCCTTTGTTCGAGATGAATGTGCTGGATCACGCTTCCCGAGGACCTTGGGGAAGTTTTCTACTTCTACTCCGGCGTACAGGCGGGTGAGACTCATCGGCTCGCGCTCGAAGACAAGCACACAAGATTACTGACAACAATACCAGCGGCCTTGCAGCCCTTGGGgcaatcatcaccatcacctcTCTCGCGATGAGTACATTCTTCCAGCAGGCACTCGACTACCACACGCAATGGACCTCATCGGGGGAAGCCACAGTTCCAATCGCGCAGAACATGCTCGGCAAAGGCGAAGGGACATTGTTCTACGACAACGAGCAAGTGTGGACGGACAACTTCGACACCGCACTCCAATTTGCACCGTACAAAGCAATCTACAGTCCCCCGCGCACAAATTTCACAGCGACAGCCACCTGTGACACGAGCAATTGCACATGGCAGTCGTTCGAGACGCTCGCCGTATGCAACACCTGCGTGAACCTATCTTCACGACTGGACAAGACCAGGATTGAGGTTACCGCGCCGATCAAGGCCTATGATGTCTACACGAATCATTACACCCTGCCCAACGGATTCGGCCTAACCGGCATCCAGCCGCAATTCGTAGGGACTGAAGCCATGTACGACGGAGTTCTGAACATGACCACCTCCCGCACAGCAAACTACTCGGTCCCAGGCGAGGCAGTTGTCTATTGGGACAGCGTCGCCTTCAAGGACAGTGGCTCCAAGCTAATAAGCTTTTTTGTCATCGGGCCGGCCCCTAACTCCATCCCAGAACAACCAGATGCGGCGTTCCTTCCCCAGCACAGCTTAGACATGAGCGGGTCACCTCAATTTGCCCCCCCCCTACAGCGTTTGAGTGTCTACTCCAGTTCTGTATCCAAACACGTCGCGGCGTCTTTACGAACGGGACATATACGGAGACCGTCCTATCACGCCATATTGACGACTCGGTACTTACTAATGCGGATAATGACGGTCCAAATGTTACGCTTACCTCGCCCACAGCAGGGACAAAGTTCACGATCAACAGAAAAGCGGTGGTGATCACAAGGCAATGGATAGGCACTATACTAGTAGGAAACGTGACGCTCTCTACCCCAAGAGGGGGGACTTTCTCAACGACTTCAGGGCGCTTCTATAGCTCGGATCGTATTATACCTTTCTCGGCTGCTATGAACTCTTCTACTCAAGGATTCGAAGACTTGATTAATAATATTGCAGACAGCTTGACAAATAGTCTAAGAGGTATTAGCTACCAGCCTTCTGCAAAAGGACAGGCGTTTCGCCTTATTAGTATTGCCGTTGTTAATTGGTATTGGCTTATTTTGCCTGCTTTTGAACTAGTTGCTAGTGCAATACTCTTGGGCTGTATAGTGTGGGGGACAGGGAGGGACGGGTTAGTGCCATGGAcaaataatttattagcgATGGTCTTTCATGGGTTCGATTTCAGACCTCGAGGTAGTAGTATATTGGATTTAGGAGATGATATGAATATCGAGGCAAAAAGGTTGCTTGTACAACTTCaaatggatgaagaaggtAGTAGAATGGTTAGCATGGTGGATTAGTTTGATAGGAATGTATAAAGAATAAGTAAGTAGGTAAACGAGTAAGTGAGTGAGTTTACAGATTTTAGGGGCAAACATATCTAATACTATACAAAAATTGATCTAGCTACTATACGCATACCTAGGCAGTCGGCATTGCTTGTTAACCAATGGTGCAGAGGCAGGCACTCTATTGGCTAGACTTGCTCTACGCCGATTAGACCGGACTACG is a window encoding:
- a CDS encoding uncharacterized protein (EggNog:ENOG41) — encoded protein: MSDSFKYDVKSSARSLQVAVSTEPATKGLYQYLGRSGLKVSRVILGAMSFGAPEWQGWVLDEEESLPLLEHAFKAGIRTWDTADLYSHGRSEEIIGKAIKKFNLPREKLVILTKIYFGVTPDTLSNQPGSTITNDGELLNQTGLSRKHILDAVDKCTERLGTYIDVLQIHRLDRSIPFEESMRALNDVVVSGKVRYLGASSMAAWEFQQLQNIADRHGWHKFISMQNYHNLIYREEEHEMIPYCNNTGVGLIPWSPVARGALARPWGTRNTLREEKDQGLQLLVRGSDNQVDEAIVNRVEEVAGKIGKTMAQVAIAWTLSKNMCPIVGLNKKERIDEAVEATKFQLSQKDIDYLEELYLPKARVVL
- a CDS encoding uncharacterized protein (EggNog:ENOG41), translating into MATIRKACRNCTASKRKCTVQVPQCNRCSKKGLQCVYDLEPLSASAVDIKKDSKAASSAFNDIEFGYCIMKTLASLPSSNPGICKHEETFILDTMRIAVQSVHDLFRKGKPALFIHPGLHIRGNHNHYAMLTKNQAGSVNHPCFKHLLEVDIKAVPILEALTAVQALLIHMTISLFSSDSMEQANAERFIDILSVWTETLLIEAKPKLPAALSPWQTWLFGESVRRTILMSHGVVLLFFSLKYGFCSNCLFMESLPLDRRLGLWLAESPQAWIATAGAKLGKEVGEQLSSLHEFAQGLDMTSPDFSGDVFLTLIAIGHNGRHMNQTKGT
- a CDS encoding uncharacterized protein (EggNog:ENOG41) produces the protein MTPSTQSPKSVLITGCSAGGLGASLALAFRKHGYVVFATARSPEKIPATLTSLPNVHTLSLDVTSDESVYAAAKSVKATLTGKGLDVLFNNSGIGYSSSLLDLDIERAKQLYEVNFWGVIRTTQAFADLVIEAKGAIVNQGSISGESYEPFNSIYGSSKTALAIAGEAWRLELQPLGVRVITVQTGVVESEFFEGLKGFNLPETSYYRPIEDQLRRRAEGEAGYKAMRADLYAEQVARDVVSGKNGKIWRGTMAAPVKYLMWWLPTWLADYLLTGLSPGLAELSPDRRQV
- a CDS encoding uncharacterized protein (EggNog:ENOG41), with the translated sequence MATEQALYDTAIAFINAFATLEANSHISLRAANCTHIFAPSSIKPPQPMTNEDFAAHLIKLHTIATGFPVTAKEIHVNFPKRQVIIWASAVLNFREELKGLKEGDDGKEWDYVGEYMFLLDVDEEGKICRIVEFLDSLGTERVRVLIAKAWKNAGASEKLF
- a CDS encoding uncharacterized protein (EggNog:ENOG41~TransMembrane:1 (o14-39i)) — encoded protein: MCWITLPEDLGEVFYFYSGVQAALGAIITITSLAMSTFFQQALDYHTQWTSSGEATVPIAQNMLGKGEGTLFYDNEQVWTDNFDTALQFAPYKAIYSPPRTNFTATATCDTSNCTWQSFETLAVCNTCVNLSSRLDKTRIEVTAPIKAYDVYTNHYTLPNGFGLTGIQPQFVGTEAMYDGVLNMTTSRTANYSVPGEAVVYWDSVAFKDSGSKLISFFVIGPAPNSIPEQPDAAFLPQHSLDMSGSPQFAPPLQRLSVYSSSVSKHVAASLRTGHIRRPSYHAILTTRRDKVHDQQKSGGDHKAMDRHYTSRKRDALYPKRGDFLNDFRALL